CGCGTCGCCCTTGAAGCGCCAGCGCAGGTCGGACTTGGGTATCGGCGCGCGGCCCGCCTCGACGTGCTCGTGGATGCGGCGGCGCTGCTCGTCGTCGGGGCGCAGCACCCCGAGCAGCCGCTCCAGGTCGTCGGGGCGGACGCGGATGGCGCCCTGCTCCACGTTGACCACCTTGGTCTGGGACCAACCGCACGCGTCGGCCACCTGCTCCTGGGTGAGTCCCGCGGCGGTGCGGAGCATCTCCAGCTGCCGCCCGGCGACGATCTTGTGGACGAAGGGTGGCATCGGTTCGCGGGCGGTCACCTGCGGAAAACCTCCGAAACGCGTCAGCTGTGCGACGTCGCGGACAGTAGCAGGGATCTGTTCGCCTCATCGGGCGCATTTCACAGATAAATATTCAGCTTCAAGGTCATGTTGTGTCAGAGTTATCGCACGTCCACCTAGTGGCGAGGAGTGGTGCGGGATGGATATGCGCCCCAGCCTTCGGGGTCGTCTGCTGGGGGGCAGGCTGCGCGGCCTCCGTGAGCAGCGCGGGCTGACCGTTGACGAGCTCGCCCGGCGGGTCGGACTGCCGCCCGACCGCATCCGGAACCTGGAGGAGGGCGGCTCGCCGCGGGGTGCCAAGAAGGACCTGTGGTGCTCGTGGGGCGCCCCGGCGACCACCGTGCTGGACGAGCTGTGCCGCAGCGCCGAGCGGATCGACCTGCACGCGCCGCTGGGCGTCGCACCCGTCTACCGGGACCTGGACGCCGACCGGTGCACGGCCTACGTGCTGGCCGACGCGCTCACCGACCGCACCGACGTCACCTTCCGGGTCATCCCGCGCGACGCGGGCGCCTACCCGGGCATCGAGCAGCCGATGACGCTGTTCCGGATGGCCGGCGGCCCGCCGGTGGTCTGCTACCCCTACGCGCACGCCGTGATGTTCACCGAGGACCCGGAGCACGCCACCGCCGCGCACCGGGTCTTCGACCACCTGCGCGAGCTGACCGTCACGCCCGGGACAGGGTGAACGCGACCAGGAACCCGGCCACCGTGACCAGCCCCACCAGCAGGTGGGCGTCCTCGAACGCCTCCGGGATCATGGTGTCGGCCACCATCGCCAGGATCGCGCCGCCCGCGAACGCCGTGATGCCGGCCAGCCACACCGGGTCGGCCCCGGCCAGCACGGCGTAGCCCAGCATCGCGGCCAGGCCGCTGACCACGGCGATGCCGCACCACAGGCCGAACACGTACCGCGGCGACCGCCCGGCCCGGCGCATGCCCGCCGCCGAGGACAGGCCCTCCGGCACGTTGCTGATGAACACCGCGGCCACCGTCACCGCGCTGACCCCGCCGCCGCCGAGCAGGCTCGCGCCGATCACCACGGACTCGGGCACGCCGTCCAGCAGCGCGCCGATCGCGATGGCCGTGCCCGACCCGCCCTGCTCCTGCTCCGAGGGCTGCTGGCCGCCCGAGCGCTTGCGGTGCCGGGCGCCGCGGCGGGCCAGCACGACGTTCGCCCCGGTGTAGACCACCGCGCCCGCCGCGGCGCCCACCGCGGTCGGCCCGATGCCCCCGAGCGAGTGGGCCTCGTCGATCAGGTCGAACGCGACCGCCGACATCAGCACGCCGCTGCCGAAGCCCATCACCGCCGCCACCACGTCGCGCGGCACCTTCACCAGGTACCCCACCAGGGCGCCGAGGACCAGCGCCGAACCGGCCAACAGGCCCCAACCGGCCGCCTCCAGCAACGCCGCACCTCCGCCGTGTCGCGCCGGACCCGCGCGGGTACCCGGCCGTCATGAGGATCGTGGTCACCGGCGCGACCGGCAACCTGGGGACGGCCCTGCTGCGCAGGCTGGCCGACGAGCCGGGCGTCGAGGTCCGCGGCGTCACCCGGCGCACGCCGGAACCCCGGGACGCCTACCGCGGCGTCGAGTGGAGGACGGTCGACCTGGGCCGCGACGGCGCCGAGGAACCCCTGACCGAGGTCTTCCGCGACGCCGACGCCGTGGTGCACCTGGCGTGGCTGATCCAGCCCAGCCACGACGAGCGGGCGCTCTACAAGACCAACGTGGCGGGCAGCGACCGGGTCTTCACCGCCGCGGCCGCCGCCGGCGTGCCGCACCTGGTGCACATGTCCTCCGTCGGCGCCTACTCGCCGGCCGCCAAGGACCACACCGTCGACGAGAGCTGGCCCACCGACGGCGTCTCCACGTCCTACTACAGCAGGCACAAGGCCGCCGTGGAGCACCTGCTCGACCAGGTGCGGCGCGAGCACCCGCAGCTCAAGGTCACCCGGGTCAGACCCGGCCTGGTCCTGCAGGCCGAGGCCGCCGCCGAGATCAAGCGCTACTTCCTGGGCCGGCTGGTCCCGCACGGGCTGTTCAAGCTCAGGATCCCCGTGCTGCCGCTGCCGGACTCGCTGGTCCTCCAGTTCGTCCACGCCGACGACGTGGCCGACGCGGTCGCCAGGATCGCGCTCGGCGGCCACGAGGGCGCGTTCAACCTCGTCGCCGACCCGGTGGTGACGCCGGAGGTGCTGGCCGAGGTGATGGGCGCCCGGCGCGTGCCGCTCCCGCCGACCGCCCTGCGCGCCGCCGCCCGGATCAGCTGGCACCTGCGCCTCCAGCCCACCTCCCACGGCTGGGTCGACCTCGCCCTCACCGCGCCGCTGCTGGACGCCGGGCGGGCCAGGGCCGAGCTGGGGTGGGAGCCCCGCCACGACGCCCGCGAGGCGCTGCGGGAGCTGCTGGGCGGGCTCGGCCGCAAGGAGGGGCTGCGCCCCAGCCCGCCGCTGAAGCCCTAGGGGCGCCAAGCGGGCGGTGCGCCGGCCGGCCGCCGACCCCACCCCGGCCGACCGGGGAACCGCTGTCCGGAAGACCGCGCCTAGAACACCTTCGACCAGCCCATCACCTCGGCCACGATGAACGCCAGCACCAGGGCGGTCAGCAGCACGACGAGCACCAGCGTGACCACCGGGCCCCGGCGCGACGGCATGGGCTGCGGGTGGGACAGGCCCGAGGTCTGACCCGCGTCGGGCGGGGTGTCGCCGGGCGCGACCCCGCCGCCGGGCTCCAGGCCGGGCGTGCGGGCGGGGTCGGGGTCCGGCGGCGCGGCACCACCGGGCGTGCGGGACGTGTCCGGGTCGGGGGGTTGGGCAGTCATGCCCGGTGATTACCCGGCACGGCCCCGGCTACCCGTGTGAACGCCGACTCGTACGGGTAGTCACCAGGGCATGAGCGGTGTCCAGAACGAGTTGCTGCGCACTTTGACCAAGGTGGCCAAGGCCCTGCGCACCGAGGGCATCCCGTTCGCACTGGCGGGCGGGTGCGCGGTGTACGCCAGGGGCGGGCCCGCGACCGAGCACGACGTGGACATCCTGGTGCGCGAGGAGGACGCCAAGCCGGCGGTGAAGGCACTGGTGGCCGCGGGCATGCGCGCCGCCACCCCACCCGAGGACTGGCTGCTCAAGGTCTACGACGGCGAGTCCCTGGTGGACCTGCTGTTCCGCCCGAACGAAATCCCGGTGACCGAGGAGACCCTGGCCAAGGCCGAGGAGCTGGCCGTCGGGTCGGTGACGCTGCCGGTGATGCCCGCGACCGACGTGATGATCAGCAAGCTGCTGGTCCTGGACGGGCACCGCTGCGACTTCAGCGAGCTCCTGCCGTTCGCCCGCGCGCTGCGCGAGCAGATCGACTGGCCGAGGGTCCGCGAGGCCACCGCGCACTCGCCGTACGCGGAGGCGTTCCTGGTGCTGGTGGAACGCCTCGACCTGCTGCACCCGACGACGCTGACCAGGAGCGCGTGATGACCGCCGAGCCCGAGCAGTACCTGTCGGCCCGACTGCGCCGGGCGCTGGCCGAGGACCCGCGCACGACCGAGCAGGGGGTGCGCGTCACCGTGCGCGGCGACCACGTGCTGCTGTCGGGCAGCGTGGCCACCGCCGAGCGCCGGTCCGCCCTGGAGGCGGTGATCCACGACGTCGCACCCGGGCTGACCGTGCTGGACGACGTGAAGGTGGTGTCGGTCGACGCGCCGGCCGGCCGGGAGGAGCTGTGATGATCAGGATCGCCGCGGTGGGCGACGTGCACCTGGGCGAGGACGCCAGCGGGCGGATGAGGCCCGCGCTGGAGCAGCTCGGCGAGTGCGCCGACGTGCTGCTGCTGGCCGGCGACCTGACCAGGCACGGCACGCTGTCCGAGGCGCGCGTGGTGGCCGAGGAGTTCAAGGACCTGCCGGTGCCCGTGGTCGCGGTGCTGGGCAACCACGACTACCACAGCGACCGGCCCGAGGAGATCACCCGGCTGCTGGGCGACGCCGGCCTGCACGTGCTGGAGGGCGGCACGGCCACGTTCGAGTTCGGCGGGCGGTCGCTGGGCGTCGCCGGGGTCAAGGGCTTCGGCGGCGGGTTCGCCGGCAAGTGCGGCAGCGCGTTCGGCGAACCGGAGATGAAGGCGTTCATCGGGCACACCACCGGCATCGCCGACTCGCTGCGCGCCGCGCTGGACAGCCTGGACACGGACGTGAAGGTGGCGCTGACGCACTACGCGCCGGTGCCCGACACGCTGCGCGGCGAGCCGCCGGAGATCTACCCGTTCCTGGGCTCCTACCTGCTGGGGGAGGCCATCGACGCGACCGGCACGACCCTCGCGGTGCACGGGCACGCGCACTTCGGCACCGAGCACGGGCTGACGCCCGGCGGCGTGCGGGTGCGCAACGTGGCGCAGCCGATCCTCCGGCAGGCATACACCGTGTACTGCGTGGAACCCGCGATGGTGGAGGTGTAGCCATGGAGGAGACCAGGACGCACGGACCGTCGGTGGTGTGGGCGGGCCCGACCGACGCACCGGCCGTGGTGGTGCTCGACCCGGCGGGCGTGGGGGTGCACGGCGACCTACCCGCGTCGTGGCGCCCGTTGACCGAGCACCTGCAGGTCATGTGGTGCCGCCTGCCCGCGTCGGACGACCCGTGGCGCGAGGTGGACGAGGTGCTGGCCGAGTTCGTCGACCGCGGGGTGCCGGTGCACCTCGTCGCGGGCGCCGCGGCCGGGTCGGAGGTGGGTGAGCTGGTCAAGCGCCACGAGGGGCTGATCAGCTCGGCGCAGACGTTCGCGGCGCCGGTGCCGCTGGGGCACCCGGAGGTGGTGCTGGAGGTCGTGCGGGAGCTGCTGGACCACGACGTGACGACCGGCGAGGGCGCGGCGGGCGCCGAGGGCGAGCCCGGGACCCGGTCGCTGCTCGGTGACGCGGCGTCCGCGCTGCGGCGGTCGGTGGCGGAGCTGTTCGACCGGTTGAAGCGGGACTGAGGCAGGACTGGAGCGGTCGACCTCAAGGGGCCCGCGGACCACCTCGGTCCGCGGGCCCTTCCTCGTGCTCGACCGATCCCCCGCGCTCCCGGGCGAGGACCGGGGCACGATCCTCGTGCTCGACTGATCCCCGGCACTCCCGGGCGAGGACCGGGGCACGATCCTCGTGCTCGACCGATCCCCGGCACTCCCGGGCGAGGACCGAGGCACGACGAAGGGCCCGCGGACCGTGGTCCGCGGGCCCTTCGTCGTCTTGCGCGTCTGCGCTGCCTGCGCTCAACTGCCTTCGACCGGCGGGCGGGGATGCGGGACGAACGGGCCGACCCGATCACCTCGCCGCGGTCCCGGCACCGCCGCCGCGCTCATCGCAGCGGGTCGCCCGGCCGACCGCCGTCGGGCAGGTCGTGGCGGGTCTCGCCCGCCTGCGGAGGCCGCTGCACGTCACCGCGCCAGCCGCCCTCCTCGATGCCGCGCCCCTCGATGAACTCCTTGAAGCGCTCCAGGTCGCCCTTGACGCGGTGGTCGACCACGCCGAGGGCCGCACCGGCCTTCTCGGTCAGCGTCTGGGGGTCGTACTGCATCTGCACGTGCACCCGCGTGGTGCGGTCGTCGATGCGGTGGAA
This portion of the Saccharothrix syringae genome encodes:
- a CDS encoding ZIP family metal transporter encodes the protein MLEAAGWGLLAGSALVLGALVGYLVKVPRDVVAAVMGFGSGVLMSAVAFDLIDEAHSLGGIGPTAVGAAAGAVVYTGANVVLARRGARHRKRSGGQQPSEQEQGGSGTAIAIGALLDGVPESVVIGASLLGGGGVSAVTVAAVFISNVPEGLSSAAGMRRAGRSPRYVFGLWCGIAVVSGLAAMLGYAVLAGADPVWLAGITAFAGGAILAMVADTMIPEAFEDAHLLVGLVTVAGFLVAFTLSRA
- a CDS encoding BON domain-containing protein, whose protein sequence is MTAEPEQYLSARLRRALAEDPRTTEQGVRVTVRGDHVLLSGSVATAERRSALEAVIHDVAPGLTVLDDVKVVSVDAPAGREEL
- a CDS encoding NAD-dependent epimerase/dehydratase family protein, whose protein sequence is MRIVVTGATGNLGTALLRRLADEPGVEVRGVTRRTPEPRDAYRGVEWRTVDLGRDGAEEPLTEVFRDADAVVHLAWLIQPSHDERALYKTNVAGSDRVFTAAAAAGVPHLVHMSSVGAYSPAAKDHTVDESWPTDGVSTSYYSRHKAAVEHLLDQVRREHPQLKVTRVRPGLVLQAEAAAEIKRYFLGRLVPHGLFKLRIPVLPLPDSLVLQFVHADDVADAVARIALGGHEGAFNLVADPVVTPEVLAEVMGARRVPLPPTALRAAARISWHLRLQPTSHGWVDLALTAPLLDAGRARAELGWEPRHDAREALRELLGGLGRKEGLRPSPPLKP
- a CDS encoding Scr1 family TA system antitoxin-like transcriptional regulator translates to MDMRPSLRGRLLGGRLRGLREQRGLTVDELARRVGLPPDRIRNLEEGGSPRGAKKDLWCSWGAPATTVLDELCRSAERIDLHAPLGVAPVYRDLDADRCTAYVLADALTDRTDVTFRVIPRDAGAYPGIEQPMTLFRMAGGPPVVCYPYAHAVMFTEDPEHATAAHRVFDHLRELTVTPGTG
- a CDS encoding metallophosphoesterase family protein, encoding MIRIAAVGDVHLGEDASGRMRPALEQLGECADVLLLAGDLTRHGTLSEARVVAEEFKDLPVPVVAVLGNHDYHSDRPEEITRLLGDAGLHVLEGGTATFEFGGRSLGVAGVKGFGGGFAGKCGSAFGEPEMKAFIGHTTGIADSLRAALDSLDTDVKVALTHYAPVPDTLRGEPPEIYPFLGSYLLGEAIDATGTTLAVHGHAHFGTEHGLTPGGVRVRNVAQPILRQAYTVYCVEPAMVEV
- a CDS encoding nucleotidyltransferase family protein; the protein is MSGVQNELLRTLTKVAKALRTEGIPFALAGGCAVYARGGPATEHDVDILVREEDAKPAVKALVAAGMRAATPPEDWLLKVYDGESLVDLLFRPNEIPVTEETLAKAEELAVGSVTLPVMPATDVMISKLLVLDGHRCDFSELLPFARALREQIDWPRVREATAHSPYAEAFLVLVERLDLLHPTTLTRSA
- a CDS encoding SRPBCC family protein, which produces MTTIEKSVDVAVPVTTAYNQWTQFESFPRFMEGVERITQVTPTKTHWVTKIGGVTREFDAEITEQHPDERVAWHTVDGTPQGGVVTFHRIDDRTTRVHVQMQYDPQTLTEKAGAALGVVDHRVKGDLERFKEFIEGRGIEEGGWRGDVQRPPQAGETRHDLPDGGRPGDPLR
- a CDS encoding DUF6480 family protein; the encoded protein is MTAQPPDPDTSRTPGGAAPPDPDPARTPGLEPGGGVAPGDTPPDAGQTSGLSHPQPMPSRRGPVVTLVLVVLLTALVLAFIVAEVMGWSKVF